In Chelonia mydas isolate rCheMyd1 chromosome 20, rCheMyd1.pri.v2, whole genome shotgun sequence, a single genomic region encodes these proteins:
- the LOC102941152 gene encoding inhibin beta C chain, translating into MLFACGDQKEMATVQALLLLMLIGVAEPGAGRCPACEMAALDPEVQKSFLIELAKQRILSKLHLKERPNVTQPVSSAGLLTALARLRVRRTNPSITLDMPSRSPKTDVQEYEILSFAEPGPSAPNRTRLHFHFTQDAGRSVQILHANMYVFLAAPGGPTRRLTAKLLLSEPGDANPTLVGRRPLEVKRGGWAAVEVRAAVQSFFSKGGQRLTAELELEGSLEPALLLSNSESHRPFMAAKARARPRHRTRRRAIECNSKSRTCCRKQFFVDFKEIGWEGWIIQPEGYHMNYCTGQCPLHVASMPGLASSFHTAILNLMKANDAHATVSSCCVPTSRRPLSLLYYNQDSNVIKTDIPDMVVDACGCT; encoded by the exons ATGCTCTTTGCCTGTGGGGATCAGAAGGAGATGGCCACCGTGCAAGCCCTCCTGCTTTTAATGCTCATCGGAGTAGCCGAGCCCGGGGCAGGTCGATGCCCTGCCTGCGAGATGGCAGCCCTGGACCCAGAGGTGCAGAAGTCGTTCCTCATTGAGCTAGCAAAGCAGAGGATTCTTTCCAAGCTGCATTTGAAGGAGCGACCCAATGTGACCCAGCCGGTCTCCAGCGCTGGCCTCCTGACAGCTCTGGCGAGGCTACGTGTCAGGCGCACGAACCCGAGCATCACGTTGGATATGCCAAGCCGGAGCCCCAAGACTGATGTGCAAGAGTATGAGATTCTCAGCTTTGCTGAGCCAG GGCCCTCCGCTCCCAACAGGACGCGTCTGCACTTCCACTTCACCCAGGATGCCGGCAGAAGCGTGCAAATCCTCCACGCCAACATGTACGTGTTCCTGGCAGCCCCCGGCGGCCCCACGCGCAGGCTCACGGCGAAGCTGCTGTTGTCCGAGCCGGGCGATGCAAACCCGACGCTGGTCGGCAGGAGGCcgctggaggtgaagcggggaGGCTGGGCCGCGGTGGAGGTGAGGGCAGCTGTCCAGAGCTTCTTCAGCAAAGGCGGCCAGAGGCTAACGGCGGAGCTGGAGCTTGAAGGAAGCCTGGAGCCTGCCCTGCTTCTCAGCAACAGCGAGTCTCACCGGCCGTTCATGGCGGCCAAGGCCCGGGCCAGGCCCCGACACCGGACTCGCCGCCGGGCCATCGAGTGCAATAGCAAGTCCCGGacatgctgcaggaagcagttcTTCGTGGACTTCAAGGAGATCGGCTGGGAGGGCTGGATCATCCAGCCGGAGGGCTATCACATGAACTACTGCACGGGGCAGTGCCCCCTGCACGTGGCCAGCATGCCCGGCCTGGCCTCCTCCTTCCACACAGCCATCCTGAATCTCATGAAGGCCAACGACGCGCACGCCACCGTCAGCTCCTGCTGCGTCCCCACGAGCCGCCGGCCCCTCTCCCTGCTCTACTACAACCAGGACAGCAACGTCATCAAGACCGACATCCCCGACATGGTTGTGGACGCCTGCGGCTGCACCTAG